Sequence from the Bacillus thuringiensis genome:
ATGAAACTCTATTGTTCCAATGCATTCATTTTCTCCTTTTGGAACAATCCCCCCTCTAATACCTTTTTCATCATAAAATAATTACTGAATATTACTCCTATTCAATTGTAATAACAAAAATAGGTGACTATCAATATTGTTCTATCTATAGGATGTATAGGTAAAACCAATCTATTTTATAGTGAAAACAACTATAGTTACGACCTATACGAATTATAGATAATTTAGAATTGATTAGCGAATCAGTTTTCAAATACTATAAATTTGTATAGCACTTCATGTTCTGTGAATGCTGCTATAACCAATATTATTGGTCAGCTTAGTTATAAACGAAGAAACTTATGATAGTATTCGACTATTTAACCTTTCTTCGATTACTTAATTTTTAGGAGGAATACATAATGACTGATCTCTATTCTCGTATTAACAAAGATGATGCTGTCGTTCTTTTAGTAGATCATCAAACTGGTCTTATGTCCGGACTAGTACGTGACTATGGTGTTGATGAATTCAAGAACAATGTTTTAGCTCTTGCTCATACTGCTAAGTTTTTTGATTTACCAGTTATTTTAACAACAAGTTTTGAAAACGGGCCTAACGGACCTTTAATGCAAGAATTGGTTGATCTCTTTCCTCATGCACCAAAAATAGCTCGACCTGGACAAATTAACGCATGGGATAATGATGATTTTGTAAAAGCAATCGAAGAAACTGGAAAAAAGCAACTTATCATCGCGGGCGTAGTTACGGACGTTTGTGTTGCTTTCCCGGCACTTTCCGCTATAAAAGCTGGATATGAAGTATTTGCTGTTACTGATGCTTCAGGAACTTTCAGTAAACAAGTTGCAGATGCTGCCAATACTCGTATGGCACATAGTGGCGTGCAACTTATGAACTGGTTTAGCGTAGCTTGCGAATTACAACGCGATTGGCGCAACGATGTCGAAGGTTTTGGCAATTTGCTTGCTAGCAATCTTCCAGGTTATCAAAATATAATTGGAAGCTATAGGGGAGCTCAGCGAGATCTTAGTAAACAAAATGCATAAATGTATCTCAAGGAAATAGCTTTAAATCACCTTTTTTAAAATAGATAGTATAAATTTAGTGCTGATTAAATCAGCACTAAATTTAAATTAAAAAGTATAGCAGAGCTTTAATTGACAGAAGATACATTACTTTCAATAAACAATTAAAAAAGGAGCGTTTTATTATGAGTAATTTAGAATTGTTAAATCCGGAGAACAGTGCCTTAATTTTGATTGATTTTCAACCTCAAATGACTTTTGGAGTTGCAAGTATTGATAGACAAACATTGATTAATA
This genomic interval carries:
- the ycaC gene encoding isochorismate family cysteine hydrolase YcaC — its product is MTDLYSRINKDDAVVLLVDHQTGLMSGLVRDYGVDEFKNNVLALAHTAKFFDLPVILTTSFENGPNGPLMQELVDLFPHAPKIARPGQINAWDNDDFVKAIEETGKKQLIIAGVVTDVCVAFPALSAIKAGYEVFAVTDASGTFSKQVADAANTRMAHSGVQLMNWFSVACELQRDWRNDVEGFGNLLASNLPGYQNIIGSYRGAQRDLSKQNA